In one Sphingobium indicum B90A genomic region, the following are encoded:
- a CDS encoding RNA polymerase sigma factor, with amino-acid sequence MATGLSAIFLHNRPALLRFLRARGAGDESEDLLQDMWMKLEEKDLGPVADPLPYLYRMANNLMLDRYRSATRRERREQDWAEGAGGVMADPSEDVAVDERLILNERLEEARAVLQSLGPRVELVFRRFRLEGVGQRLIAEELGVSLTTVEKDLQKAYRAMIALKRKMDTE; translated from the coding sequence ATGGCTACCGGCCTTTCCGCCATATTCCTGCACAACCGGCCCGCCCTGCTGCGGTTCCTGCGCGCGCGCGGCGCGGGCGACGAGTCCGAAGACCTGTTGCAGGACATGTGGATGAAGCTGGAGGAGAAGGATCTGGGGCCGGTCGCCGACCCCCTCCCCTATCTCTACCGCATGGCGAACAACCTGATGCTCGACCGCTATCGGTCCGCCACCCGGCGGGAACGGCGCGAACAGGATTGGGCGGAGGGCGCGGGCGGCGTGATGGCCGACCCGTCGGAGGACGTCGCCGTCGACGAACGGCTGATCCTGAACGAGCGGCTGGAGGAGGCGCGCGCCGTGCTGCAATCCCTGGGGCCAAGGGTGGAACTGGTGTTCCGCCGCTTCCGCCTGGAGGGGGTCGGACAAAGGCTGATCGCGGAGGAACTGGGCGTCAGCCTCACCACCGTGGAGAAGGATCTGCAAAAGGCCTATCGCGCCATGATCGCCCTCAAGCGAAAAATGGATACGGAATGA
- a CDS encoding TonB-dependent receptor domain-containing protein, translating to MARHADVLFVAALAMMAASPGQAAERQQISIAPGRLGEAAIALGRQTGASIGMSDQSLAGMATPAVEGRMTVEAALKRLVKGSGASIRRIDATTWRIVRTPAVVREQPRARIAQPAPQAAPEPAEIIVTASKRDTPLPRYAGMVDVVGDDAFTAGEAAGGTASLIFRVASLSSTHAGTGRNKLFIRAIADSGVAGPTQATTGQYLGDMRLNYAAPDPDLRLYDMQGVEVLEGPQGTLYGAGSLGGIVRMIPNAPNLVRAGGQISAGLSATQHGDPGGDLAATINLPVVTEKIALRVVGYGVQDGGYIDDVLRDRHDVNRIRTHGGRAALRFAPDENWTIDLTGVFQRIEGDDAQYAAKEIGDLKRASAVAQPYSSDYALANLRVERQWDDLRFVSSTGFVRNILTESYDATPYEMAGADAPAALFRQRNKVDIFSTENRIVRDLDNGLGWILGASYLESTSDIQRSLTSYGTDLMQPQVIPGVPMYGRGMPATSTGVHNRIREATLFGEASFEPVRGLIATVGGRLTNSRLTGEVLDPIALLSLAAIAKAEAQANRSETIFLPSFSLLTDALPGMTVYARFQQGFRPGGLAVDDQHIQRFRNDRASTLELGFRRGVPGVDPVALTGNLAYTRWRDIQADVTDRIGIPTTANIGDGRIYTVEGRVAIRPAPRLTLDGSIIYNDSRLSRPAQFLRLLSYEGQSLSLPNVANWGGRIGFDYRAPVGGEMRFQLSGSARYVGKSRLGVGPLLGREQGDYVDTAFTAALTHGTVQWSLSLANLLDSSGNRFSLGTPFDLSGDYVTPLRPRTVRLGLDFAF from the coding sequence ATGGCCCGCCACGCTGACGTCCTGTTCGTCGCCGCCCTCGCCATGATGGCCGCTTCGCCTGGGCAAGCGGCGGAAAGACAGCAGATCAGCATCGCCCCCGGACGGCTGGGCGAGGCGGCGATAGCGCTCGGCCGCCAGACCGGCGCCAGCATCGGCATGTCGGACCAGTCGCTGGCGGGCATGGCCACTCCCGCCGTGGAGGGACGCATGACGGTGGAAGCCGCGCTCAAGCGGCTGGTCAAGGGCAGCGGCGCCAGCATCCGGCGGATCGACGCGACCACCTGGCGGATCGTCCGGACGCCGGCGGTGGTGCGCGAGCAGCCCCGCGCCCGCATCGCCCAACCCGCTCCGCAAGCCGCGCCCGAACCGGCCGAGATCATCGTCACCGCATCCAAGCGCGACACCCCGCTTCCCCGCTATGCCGGGATGGTCGATGTGGTGGGCGACGACGCCTTCACCGCCGGGGAAGCGGCGGGCGGCACGGCCAGCCTGATCTTCCGCGTGGCGAGCCTCAGTTCCACCCATGCGGGCACGGGCCGCAACAAGCTGTTCATCCGCGCCATCGCGGACTCCGGCGTTGCCGGACCGACCCAGGCGACGACGGGACAATATCTGGGCGACATGCGGCTCAACTATGCCGCGCCGGACCCGGACCTGCGGCTATACGACATGCAGGGCGTGGAGGTGCTGGAAGGGCCGCAAGGCACGCTCTACGGCGCGGGATCGCTGGGCGGCATCGTGCGCATGATCCCCAATGCGCCCAACCTGGTTCGCGCCGGCGGGCAGATCTCCGCCGGGCTCAGCGCGACGCAGCATGGCGATCCGGGCGGCGACCTGGCCGCGACGATCAACCTGCCGGTCGTGACGGAGAAGATCGCGCTGCGCGTCGTCGGCTATGGCGTGCAGGACGGCGGCTATATCGACGATGTGCTGCGCGACAGGCATGACGTCAACCGCATCCGCACCCATGGCGGCCGCGCCGCGCTGCGTTTCGCGCCGGACGAGAACTGGACCATCGACCTCACCGGGGTCTTCCAGCGGATCGAGGGCGACGATGCGCAATATGCCGCCAAGGAGATAGGCGACCTCAAGCGCGCCTCCGCCGTCGCCCAGCCCTATTCGTCCGACTATGCGCTCGCCAACCTGAGGGTAGAGCGGCAGTGGGACGATCTGCGCTTCGTCTCCTCCACCGGCTTCGTGCGCAACATATTGACGGAAAGCTACGACGCGACGCCCTATGAGATGGCCGGGGCGGACGCGCCCGCCGCCCTGTTCCGGCAAAGGAACAAGGTCGACATCTTCTCGACCGAAAACCGCATCGTCCGCGACCTGGACAATGGGCTGGGCTGGATATTGGGCGCATCCTATCTGGAAAGCACGTCGGACATTCAGCGCTCGCTGACTTCCTACGGCACGGACCTGATGCAGCCGCAGGTCATCCCCGGCGTGCCGATGTACGGGCGCGGCATGCCCGCCACATCGACCGGCGTGCACAACCGCATCCGGGAGGCGACGCTCTTTGGCGAGGCGTCGTTCGAACCTGTGCGCGGCCTGATCGCCACGGTGGGCGGCCGGCTGACCAACAGCCGCCTGACCGGCGAGGTGCTGGACCCCATCGCCCTGTTGTCCCTGGCCGCCATCGCGAAGGCGGAGGCGCAGGCGAACCGGAGCGAGACGATCTTCCTCCCCTCCTTCTCCCTGCTGACGGACGCCCTGCCGGGAATGACCGTCTATGCCCGGTTCCAGCAGGGCTTCCGTCCCGGCGGGCTGGCGGTCGACGACCAGCATATCCAGCGGTTCCGCAACGACCGCGCGTCCACGCTGGAACTGGGCTTCCGCAGGGGCGTGCCGGGCGTCGATCCGGTCGCGCTCACCGGCAATCTCGCCTATACCAGGTGGCGGGACATCCAGGCCGACGTCACCGACCGGATCGGCATTCCCACCACCGCCAATATCGGGGACGGGCGCATCTACACGGTGGAGGGGCGCGTCGCCATCCGCCCCGCGCCGCGGCTGACGCTGGACGGCAGCATCATCTACAATGACAGCCGCCTCAGCCGCCCGGCGCAATTCCTGCGCCTGCTGTCCTATGAGGGGCAGTCGCTGAGCCTGCCCAATGTCGCCAATTGGGGCGGCCGCATCGGCTTCGACTATCGCGCGCCGGTGGGCGGGGAGATGCGGTTCCAACTCAGCGGCTCGGCCCGCTATGTCGGCAAGTCGCGGCTGGGCGTCGGGCCGCTGCTGGGCCGGGAACAGGGCGACTATGTGGACACGGCGTTCACCGCCGCGCTGACGCATGGGACGGTGCAATGGTCGCTGTCCCTCGCCAACCTGCTCGACAGCAGCGGCAACCGCTTCTCGCTGGGCACGCCCTTCGACCTCAGCGGGGATTATGTGACGCCGCTGCGTCCGCGCACTGTCCGGCTGGGGCTGGATTTTGCCTTCTGA
- a CDS encoding serine hydrolase domain-containing protein, with the protein MELTGRVDAEAAQAAGMDAGKLQALADILHDRYVAPGKLPHMHLLVSRDEQPIMSVHSGIARATGEPLAEDALYRIASMTKPVTSVAFMMLVEQGLVALDDPVTKILPEFADLAVGADGSGRMRRPMLMIDLLRHTSGLTYGLQRQTAIDARYRDLGLDEFQQKRGSDEFIAALAALPLEFSPGERWNYSVSTDVLGVVVERLGGLDLERCFQERIFDPLGMPDTFFELPEDRVERMTDAWQWGPDGTLSLYDRGARSGWRRPLRLRSGGGGLISSVADYHRFARMLLRGGELDGARLLKPETVAAMHANHLPGGADLSSLSSSMFSEADYAGVGFGLGFATDLRTREYYWGGVFSTFFFIDPAERLIGIFMTQHFPSSIHPVRRELRQGIRNAIIESRAD; encoded by the coding sequence ATGGAGCTTACAGGGCGGGTGGACGCGGAGGCAGCGCAGGCGGCGGGCATGGACGCCGGGAAATTGCAGGCGTTGGCCGACATCCTTCACGACCGCTATGTCGCGCCCGGCAAGCTGCCCCATATGCACTTGCTGGTGTCGCGGGACGAGCAGCCGATCATGTCGGTCCACAGCGGCATTGCGCGGGCGACGGGAGAGCCGCTGGCCGAGGACGCGCTCTACCGCATCGCCTCCATGACCAAGCCGGTGACGTCGGTCGCCTTCATGATGCTGGTGGAGCAGGGGCTGGTGGCGCTGGACGATCCGGTGACGAAGATATTGCCGGAATTCGCCGACCTTGCCGTCGGCGCCGATGGAAGCGGGCGGATGCGGCGGCCGATGCTGATGATCGACCTGCTGCGCCATACGTCCGGCCTTACCTACGGCTTGCAGCGGCAGACCGCCATCGATGCGCGCTACCGCGATCTTGGCCTCGACGAGTTCCAGCAGAAGCGCGGTTCCGACGAGTTCATCGCCGCCCTCGCCGCGTTGCCGCTCGAATTTTCGCCGGGCGAGCGCTGGAATTATTCGGTGTCCACCGACGTGCTGGGCGTCGTGGTGGAGCGGCTGGGCGGCCTGGACCTGGAGCGCTGCTTTCAGGAGCGCATCTTCGATCCGCTGGGCATGCCGGACACCTTCTTCGAACTGCCGGAGGACCGGGTGGAGCGGATGACGGACGCCTGGCAATGGGGACCGGACGGCACGCTGTCGCTTTACGACCGGGGCGCCCGCAGCGGGTGGCGCAGGCCGCTCAGGCTGCGTTCGGGCGGCGGGGGCCTCATTTCCTCCGTCGCCGATTACCACCGCTTCGCCCGGATGCTGCTGCGCGGCGGCGAACTGGACGGCGCGCGGCTGCTGAAGCCGGAGACGGTCGCGGCGATGCACGCCAATCACCTGCCGGGCGGGGCCGACCTTTCCAGCCTGTCCTCCTCCATGTTCAGCGAGGCGGACTATGCGGGCGTCGGTTTCGGCCTCGGCTTCGCGACGGACCTGCGGACGCGGGAATATTATTGGGGCGGCGTCTTCTCGACCTTCTTCTTCATCGATCCGGCCGAGCGGCTGATCGGCATTTTTATGACCCAGCATTTTCCCTCCAGCATCCATCCGGTTCGTCGCGAGTTGAGGCAGGGTATTCGCAACGCCATCATCGAAAGCCGGGCCGATTAA
- a CDS encoding FecR family protein codes for MMNEEALGWVIRTRDPEFADWEAFTAWLEADPAHAPAYDALMAADGDLADIVPAEPVTIAVPANDAGPRGWRPMRWLAGGAIAAALVGSVSVGLMNRPDIYTVATRPGETRTIALDEGTRVEMNGGTTMRFDRHDPRFAALDSGEAAFTVRHDAKNPFRVTVGDALFEDAGTVFNIVRTGNATRIGVSEGEVIYNPKAEAIALPAGRALMDDENGLRVMDIAPDAVASWRQGRLTYANAPVTQISADIARSLGVRLTATPGAGAMRFTGTIRLHRDPARFFGQAAPLMGLSAVRQGDGWLLREGDGPPR; via the coding sequence ATGATGAACGAGGAGGCGCTCGGATGGGTCATCCGCACGCGCGATCCCGAATTTGCCGATTGGGAAGCCTTCACTGCGTGGCTGGAGGCCGATCCCGCGCATGCGCCCGCTTATGATGCGCTGATGGCGGCGGACGGCGATCTGGCGGACATCGTTCCGGCCGAACCTGTCACCATCGCCGTGCCCGCCAACGACGCCGGACCGCGAGGCTGGAGGCCGATGCGCTGGCTGGCGGGGGGCGCGATCGCGGCCGCGCTGGTCGGCTCGGTTTCGGTTGGCCTGATGAACCGGCCGGACATCTATACCGTCGCCACGCGGCCGGGCGAAACCCGCACCATCGCGCTGGACGAAGGCACCCGCGTCGAGATGAACGGCGGCACGACCATGCGCTTCGACCGGCATGACCCGCGTTTCGCGGCGCTCGACAGCGGCGAGGCGGCCTTCACCGTCCGGCATGACGCGAAAAACCCCTTCCGCGTGACCGTGGGCGACGCGCTGTTCGAGGATGCGGGCACCGTCTTCAACATCGTCCGCACCGGCAATGCGACCCGCATCGGCGTGTCGGAGGGCGAGGTCATCTACAATCCGAAGGCGGAAGCCATCGCCCTGCCCGCCGGCCGCGCCCTCATGGACGACGAGAACGGCCTGCGCGTCATGGACATCGCGCCCGACGCCGTCGCGAGCTGGCGTCAGGGCCGCCTTACCTACGCCAATGCCCCGGTGACGCAGATCAGCGCCGACATCGCCCGTTCATTGGGCGTCCGGCTCACCGCCACGCCCGGCGCGGGGGCGATGCGCTTCACCGGCACGATCCGCCTGCACCGCGACCCGGCGCGGTTCTTTGGCCAGGCGGCGCCGCTGATGGGCCTCAGCGCCGTCAGGCAGGGCGACGGCTGGCTGTTGAGGGAGGGGGATGGCCCGCCACGCTGA
- a CDS encoding autotransporter outer membrane beta-barrel domain-containing protein: protein MRNLLACTAIAPVLAALSVADAAAETTIGSSTTTAVRTSTVANGAADDVTVSSAGSITLTGGTAITQDSNNKVGNAGTLKISGADGATGIRAVAGTSGTISHSGTITLDEDYTPADDDKDGDLDGPFAKGSNRNGIWVQSGAAHMGNIDSSGTITIEGNQSAGIRIDAPLTGNLSTSGSTSLVGDNSHGVLANAVAGNVTIRGTTAVTGANSTGLALQGDVTGAVKIQGTITSTGYRYISRPSDVSKLDADDLLQGGSAVTIAGNVTGGVIFDIPPTLDSSKPDVDNDGLTDASEGSANIIAYGSAAAVRIGSATAATTIGPVAADSSGYGLIVKGTITGQGVYNGVSANGLAIGGLGGDVTLAKGLLVSGSVGAASYDSNATAIRLGSGATADTIQVGGAVSATGSSVAGMSARALVIDAGATSRAIVNSGAISATALSSKDGAAVAILDSSGTVSSLSNSGTISATGGKSGSNVAVDLSANGSGVTLTQSLASATASAPRITGDVRLGSGNDVVTVSAGGIAGNVDLGGGSNSLALSGSSTLAGNVALGGNGSSLGLSGSAQINGDVDFGGGASTLTLSGTAALNGAIGNAGNVAVAMNGGTLNAGNKGAVALASLAVGASSVIGVTVDTANGTNTLYNVAGAATFASGSQVKATLTSVVGSEGDYVIVRAGSLSGTPALSSTTLIPYMFKGGIASNAATGEVTLSIAAKTVSELGLTGSQARAYDAIFNALDKDSAVAGRYLAITDGDALKANLQQMLPDHAGGTFEAVTAGSRATARILADPGGIYRTDDGRLGFWLQQVAFGSSKSLGDTASYDITGWGASFGAEYLTGIGALGASFAYIHGSDSSGSTDNAVDSDQFELAAHWRGDFGPFQAYARLSAAHVDFRGSRHFESGDVVRAADGDWSGKLYSATAGGSYEMRFNRFTLRPAAGVDYYRLKENGYGETGGGAAFDLIVDGRTSDELTASGNVTVGYDFGSLDREDGWMRFELEGGRRQIIGGSLGDTTARFAGGEDFTLVADKRTSGWTGRARLIGGTGSFRVGGEFGAEEQQDHVALSLRATVNFIL, encoded by the coding sequence ATGCGCAATCTACTGGCCTGCACGGCCATCGCTCCCGTTCTGGCCGCCCTGTCGGTGGCCGATGCGGCGGCGGAAACCACCATCGGTTCCTCCACCACCACCGCCGTCCGCACCTCGACCGTCGCCAATGGCGCCGCCGATGACGTGACGGTCAGTTCCGCAGGATCGATCACCCTGACCGGCGGCACCGCCATCACCCAGGACAGCAACAACAAGGTCGGCAATGCCGGCACGCTGAAGATTTCGGGAGCGGACGGCGCGACCGGCATCCGCGCCGTCGCGGGCACCAGCGGCACTATCAGCCATAGCGGCACGATCACCCTGGACGAGGATTATACGCCCGCCGATGACGACAAGGACGGCGACCTGGACGGTCCCTTCGCCAAAGGTTCGAACCGCAACGGCATCTGGGTCCAGTCGGGCGCGGCGCATATGGGCAATATCGACAGCAGCGGCACCATCACCATCGAAGGCAATCAGTCCGCCGGCATCCGCATCGACGCGCCGCTGACCGGCAATCTGTCGACCAGCGGCTCCACCAGCTTGGTGGGCGACAATAGCCATGGCGTGCTCGCCAATGCGGTCGCCGGCAATGTCACCATCCGCGGGACGACGGCGGTCACGGGGGCCAACAGCACCGGCCTCGCCCTGCAGGGGGACGTGACCGGAGCGGTGAAGATCCAGGGAACGATCACCAGCACCGGCTATCGCTATATTTCGCGTCCGAGCGACGTTTCCAAGCTGGACGCGGACGATCTGCTTCAGGGCGGATCGGCGGTGACGATCGCCGGCAATGTCACGGGCGGCGTCATCTTCGACATTCCGCCGACGCTCGACAGCAGCAAGCCCGACGTCGACAATGACGGGCTGACCGACGCCAGCGAAGGCTCCGCCAATATCATCGCCTACGGCTCCGCCGCCGCCGTGCGGATCGGTTCGGCCACGGCGGCCACGACCATCGGTCCGGTGGCCGCGGACAGTTCCGGCTATGGCCTGATCGTCAAGGGGACGATCACAGGACAGGGCGTCTATAACGGCGTCAGCGCCAATGGCCTGGCCATTGGCGGGCTGGGCGGCGACGTCACGCTGGCAAAGGGCCTGCTGGTGTCTGGGTCGGTCGGCGCGGCGTCCTATGACAGCAATGCGACGGCCATTCGCCTGGGCAGCGGGGCCACGGCAGACACCATCCAGGTCGGCGGCGCGGTGAGCGCGACCGGATCCAGCGTCGCCGGCATGTCGGCGCGCGCGCTGGTGATCGACGCGGGCGCGACGAGCCGCGCCATCGTCAACAGCGGCGCCATCTCCGCCACGGCGCTCAGCAGCAAGGACGGCGCGGCCGTCGCCATCCTCGATTCCTCCGGCACGGTGTCGTCGCTGTCCAACAGCGGCACCATCTCCGCGACTGGGGGCAAGAGCGGGTCGAACGTCGCCGTCGATCTGAGCGCCAACGGCAGCGGCGTCACCCTGACGCAGTCGCTTGCCTCCGCCACGGCGAGCGCGCCCAGGATCACGGGCGACGTGCGGCTGGGGTCGGGCAACGACGTCGTGACCGTCTCGGCCGGCGGCATCGCGGGCAATGTCGACCTGGGCGGGGGCAGCAACAGCTTGGCGCTCTCCGGCTCCTCCACCTTGGCGGGCAATGTCGCGCTGGGCGGGAACGGCTCCAGCCTGGGCCTGTCGGGAAGCGCGCAGATCAATGGCGACGTGGATTTCGGCGGCGGCGCGTCGACCCTGACCCTTTCCGGCACCGCCGCGCTCAACGGCGCGATCGGCAATGCCGGCAATGTCGCCGTCGCGATGAATGGCGGCACGCTCAACGCCGGCAACAAGGGCGCGGTCGCGCTTGCCTCGCTGGCGGTCGGCGCATCCTCCGTCATCGGCGTGACGGTCGACACGGCCAACGGCACCAACACGCTCTACAATGTCGCGGGCGCCGCAACCTTCGCCAGCGGATCGCAGGTCAAGGCGACCTTGACCAGCGTCGTCGGGTCGGAGGGCGATTATGTCATCGTCCGCGCCGGATCGCTGAGCGGCACGCCCGCCCTCTCCAGCACCACGCTGATCCCCTATATGTTCAAGGGCGGCATCGCCAGCAACGCCGCGACGGGGGAAGTGACGCTGTCGATCGCCGCCAAGACCGTGTCCGAACTCGGCCTGACGGGATCGCAGGCGCGGGCCTATGACGCGATCTTCAACGCGCTGGACAAGGACAGCGCCGTTGCGGGCCGCTATCTTGCCATCACCGACGGCGACGCGCTGAAGGCCAATCTGCAACAGATGCTGCCCGACCATGCCGGCGGCACGTTCGAGGCGGTGACCGCCGGTTCGCGCGCGACCGCCCGCATCCTGGCCGATCCGGGCGGCATCTATCGCACCGACGACGGGCGCCTCGGCTTCTGGCTGCAACAGGTGGCGTTCGGCAGTTCCAAGAGCCTGGGCGACACTGCGTCCTACGACATCACCGGCTGGGGGGCGAGTTTCGGCGCGGAATATCTGACGGGGATCGGCGCGCTGGGCGCATCCTTCGCCTATATCCATGGCAGCGACTCTTCGGGCAGCACCGACAATGCCGTGGATTCCGACCAGTTCGAACTGGCGGCGCACTGGCGGGGCGATTTCGGCCCGTTCCAGGCCTATGCGCGCCTGTCGGCCGCCCATGTCGATTTCCGCGGCAGCCGCCATTTCGAGTCCGGCGACGTCGTGCGCGCGGCCGACGGCGACTGGTCGGGCAAGCTCTACTCCGCGACGGCGGGCGGCTCCTATGAGATGCGCTTCAACCGCTTCACCCTGCGTCCGGCGGCCGGCGTCGATTATTACCGGCTGAAGGAAAACGGCTATGGCGAGACGGGCGGCGGCGCTGCCTTCGACCTGATCGTCGACGGGCGCACCAGCGACGAACTGACCGCCAGCGGCAACGTCACGGTCGGTTACGACTTCGGCAGTCTCGACCGCGAGGACGGCTGGATGCGGTTCGAGCTGGAAGGGGGACGGCGCCAGATCATCGGCGGATCACTGGGCGACACCACCGCCCGCTTCGCCGGTGGGGAGGACTTCACCCTGGTCGCGGACAAGCGCACCAGCGGCTGGACCGGGCGCGCCCGGCTGATCGGCGGCACTGGAAGTTTCCGCGTCGGCGGCGAATTCGGGGCGGAAGAACAGCAAGATCACGTAGCCCTTTCGTTGCGGGCGACGGTAAACTTCATTCTGTGA
- a CDS encoding glycogen/starch/alpha-glucan phosphorylase, whose translation MNLKGQTTLPKPAPRQVDPQVLAHEIVERLTYRIGKNATAAKPHDWLHAVILAIRDRVIDAWIASTEKTYEQQGRRVYYLSLEFLIGRLMRDAASNMEMLDDMQAALSSLGVDIDIIAALEPDAALGNGGLGRLAACFMESMATVDVPAYGYGIRYVNGMFRQEISDGWQVELPETWLTHGNPWEFERREASYEIGFGGRVDPSENEDASQHQMRWRPAERVIATPYDTPIAGWRGKRVNTLRLWEAQPIDPILLDRFNAGDHLGALTESNRAEALTRVLYPADSSPAGQELRLRQEYFFSSASLQDIVRRHIQYFEDIRTLPDKAAIQLNDTHPAVAVAELMRILLDNHGVDFDEAWDITRRTFSYTNHTLLPEALESWPVPLFERLLPRHMQIVYAVNSRLLGEARRSGQFDDRAIGAISLIDEGGERRVRMGNLAFAGSHSVNGVSALHTELMKETVFADFHRLYPARINNKTNGVTFRRWLMQCNHGLFELVREAIGDRFMDDPEALRELDRFADDSAFQEKFLAVKRANKVALADLLRQRVNARIDPSALFDIQIKRIHEYKRQLLNIIEAVSLYDQIRSHPEKDWVPRVKLFGGKAAPSYHNAKLIIKLAGDVARAVNHDPAVQGLLKVQFVPNYNVSLAEMMIPAADLSEQISTAGMEASGTGNMKFAVNGALTIGTLDGANVEMRDHVGEENIVIFGLTAAQVNERRAHGYDPREVIGQSRELGQALDAIASGVFSPDDPGRYRDLVQGIYDHDWFMVAADFDSYSAAQRRVDGIWHDQALWASKAIHNVARMGWFSSDRTIREYATDIWKVPV comes from the coding sequence ATGAACCTGAAAGGCCAAACCACCCTCCCCAAGCCCGCCCCGCGGCAGGTCGATCCACAGGTTCTCGCCCATGAGATCGTCGAGCGGCTGACTTACCGGATCGGCAAGAACGCCACGGCCGCCAAGCCGCACGACTGGCTGCACGCGGTGATCCTCGCCATTCGCGACCGGGTGATCGACGCCTGGATCGCCTCCACGGAGAAAACCTATGAGCAGCAGGGTCGGCGGGTCTATTATCTGAGCCTGGAGTTCCTGATCGGCCGGCTGATGCGCGACGCGGCGTCCAACATGGAAATGCTGGACGACATGCAGGCGGCATTGAGTTCGCTGGGCGTCGACATCGACATCATCGCCGCGCTGGAGCCGGACGCGGCTTTGGGCAATGGCGGCCTGGGCCGGCTGGCGGCCTGTTTCATGGAGAGCATGGCGACGGTCGACGTGCCCGCCTATGGATATGGCATACGCTATGTGAACGGCATGTTCCGGCAGGAGATTTCGGACGGCTGGCAGGTGGAACTGCCCGAAACCTGGCTGACCCACGGCAATCCCTGGGAATTCGAACGGCGCGAGGCGAGCTATGAGATCGGCTTCGGCGGGCGGGTCGACCCGTCGGAGAATGAGGACGCCAGCCAGCACCAGATGCGCTGGCGCCCGGCCGAGCGGGTCATCGCCACGCCCTATGACACGCCGATCGCGGGCTGGCGGGGCAAGCGGGTCAATACGCTGCGCCTGTGGGAGGCGCAGCCGATCGACCCGATCCTGCTCGACCGCTTCAACGCCGGCGACCATCTGGGCGCGCTGACCGAAAGCAACAGGGCGGAGGCGCTGACGCGGGTGCTCTATCCCGCCGACAGTTCGCCCGCGGGGCAGGAATTGCGGCTGCGGCAGGAATATTTCTTCTCCTCCGCTTCGCTGCAGGACATCGTCAGGCGGCATATCCAATATTTCGAGGACATCCGCACCCTGCCGGACAAGGCGGCGATCCAGCTCAACGACACCCATCCGGCGGTCGCCGTCGCGGAGCTGATGCGCATCCTCCTCGACAATCACGGCGTCGATTTCGACGAGGCGTGGGACATCACCCGCCGGACGTTCAGCTACACCAACCACACGCTGCTGCCCGAAGCGCTGGAAAGCTGGCCCGTGCCCTTGTTCGAACGGCTGCTGCCCCGGCACATGCAGATCGTCTATGCGGTGAACAGCCGCCTGCTGGGCGAGGCGCGGCGGTCGGGCCAGTTCGACGACCGGGCGATCGGCGCCATCTCCCTGATCGACGAGGGGGGAGAGCGGCGGGTGCGCATGGGCAATCTGGCCTTCGCCGGATCGCACAGCGTCAACGGCGTGTCGGCGCTGCACACCGAACTCATGAAGGAAACGGTGTTCGCCGATTTCCACCGCCTCTACCCGGCGCGGATCAACAACAAGACCAACGGCGTCACCTTCCGCCGCTGGCTGATGCAGTGCAATCACGGGCTGTTCGAACTGGTCCGCGAGGCGATAGGCGACCGCTTCATGGACGATCCCGAAGCGCTGCGGGAACTGGATCGCTTCGCCGACGACAGCGCCTTCCAGGAGAAATTCCTGGCCGTCAAGCGCGCCAACAAGGTGGCGCTGGCCGATCTGCTGCGCCAGCGGGTCAACGCCCGGATCGATCCTTCCGCCCTGTTCGACATCCAGATCAAGCGCATCCACGAATATAAGCGGCAGTTGCTCAACATCATCGAGGCGGTGTCGCTCTACGACCAGATACGCTCGCATCCGGAGAAGGACTGGGTGCCGCGGGTCAAGCTGTTCGGCGGCAAGGCGGCGCCCAGCTATCATAACGCCAAGCTGATCATAAAGCTGGCGGGCGACGTGGCGCGGGCGGTCAATCACGACCCGGCGGTTCAGGGCCTGCTGAAGGTGCAGTTCGTGCCCAATTACAATGTGTCGCTGGCGGAAATGATGATTCCGGCCGCCGACCTGTCCGAACAGATTTCGACCGCGGGCATGGAGGCGTCGGGCACCGGCAACATGAAGTTCGCGGTCAACGGCGCGCTCACCATCGGCACGCTGGACGGCGCCAATGTCGAGATGCGCGACCATGTGGGGGAGGAGAATATCGTGATCTTCGGCCTCACCGCCGCGCAGGTGAACGAACGGCGCGCCCATGGCTACGACCCGCGCGAGGTGATCGGCCAGAGCCGCGAACTGGGCCAGGCGCTGGACGCGATCGCGAGCGGCGTCTTTTCCCCCGACGATCCGGGACGCTACAGGGATCTGGTGCAGGGCATCTACGATCATGACTGGTTCATGGTCGCGGCCGATTTCGACAGCTATTCCGCCGCGCAGCGCAGGGTGGACGGGATATGGCATGACCAGGCGCTCTGGGCGAGCAAGGCGATCCACAATGTCGCGCGCATGGGCTGGTTCTCGTCGGACCGCACGATCAGGGAATATGCGACGGACATCTGGAAAGTGCCGGTTTGA